Proteins encoded within one genomic window of Acinetobacter sp. YWS30-1:
- the pheS gene encoding phenylalanine--tRNA ligase subunit alpha yields MSLEALTTEALAAIAAAQDLAALDQVRVQFTGKKSQLAEQSKSLGKMDPEQRKAFGAQIHAVREAITSALTQRQAELQKAALEQKLASETIDITLPGRGQQVGSIHPVTQVQERICQFFTKAGFTVATGPEVEDDYHNFEALNIPGHHPARAMHDTFYFDVNHLLRTHTSGVQIRTMETQQPPIRIVCPGRVYRCDSDQTHSPMFHQIEGLYVAENTSFAELKGLLVNLLNEFFEKDLKVRFRPSYFPFTEPSAEVDIMDERGKWLEVLGCGMVHPNVLRAVGIDPDKYKGFAFGLGVERFAMLRYGINDLRMFYQNDVRFLRQFA; encoded by the coding sequence ATGTCACTGGAAGCCCTGACCACTGAAGCGCTCGCTGCGATTGCAGCAGCTCAAGACCTTGCTGCACTTGATCAAGTACGAGTGCAATTTACGGGGAAAAAAAGCCAGCTCGCGGAACAATCTAAGTCGCTGGGGAAAATGGATCCTGAACAACGTAAAGCGTTTGGGGCACAAATTCATGCAGTTCGTGAAGCCATCACAAGTGCTTTGACACAACGTCAGGCTGAACTGCAAAAAGCTGCACTAGAACAAAAGCTTGCTAGTGAAACAATTGATATTACCTTGCCCGGTCGTGGCCAACAGGTGGGCAGCATCCACCCAGTGACCCAAGTACAAGAACGTATCTGTCAATTCTTTACCAAAGCAGGTTTTACAGTAGCGACTGGTCCAGAAGTTGAAGATGACTATCACAACTTCGAAGCATTGAATATTCCGGGTCATCACCCTGCACGTGCCATGCATGACACTTTTTACTTTGATGTAAACCATCTGCTACGTACCCATACTTCGGGTGTACAGATTCGTACCATGGAAACCCAGCAGCCACCAATTCGTATCGTGTGCCCAGGCCGTGTATACCGTTGTGACTCTGACCAGACACATTCACCAATGTTCCATCAGATCGAAGGCTTATACGTTGCTGAAAATACCAGCTTTGCTGAATTAAAAGGTTTATTGGTAAACCTGCTAAACGAATTCTTCGAAAAAGATTTGAAAGTGCGTTTCCGTCCGTCTTATTTCCCGTTCACTGAGCCAAGTGCTGAAGTGGACATTATGGATGAGCGTGGCAAATGGTTAGAAGTTTTGGGTTGCGGTATGGTGCATCCAAATGTACTTCGCGCTGTGGGTATTGATCCAGACAAATACAAAGGCTTTGCATTTGGTTTAGGTGTAGAACGTTTTGCAATGTTGCGTTATGGCATTAATGACCTGCGTATGTTCTATCAAAACGATGTGCGTTTCTTACGCCAGTTTGCTTAA
- the rplT gene encoding 50S ribosomal protein L20, producing MARVKRGVQAHRRHKKILARAKGYYGARSRVYRVAFQAVIKAGQYAYRDRRQKKRQFRALWIARINAGARQNGLSYSRMIAGLKKAQVIIDRRVLADIAMHDAVAFAALASKAKDALAA from the coding sequence ATGGCTCGTGTAAAACGTGGTGTACAGGCTCATCGCCGTCACAAAAAAATTCTTGCTCGCGCTAAAGGTTACTATGGTGCTCGTTCACGCGTTTACCGCGTAGCGTTCCAAGCGGTAATCAAAGCTGGTCAATACGCTTACCGTGACCGTCGTCAGAAGAAACGTCAATTCCGTGCTCTATGGATTGCGCGTATCAACGCTGGTGCACGTCAAAACGGTTTATCGTACAGCCGTATGATCGCTGGCTTGAAAAAAGCTCAGGTTATCATCGACCGTCGCGTACTTGCTGACATCGCTATGCATGACGCAGTTGCGTTTGCAGCTCTAGCTTCTAAAGCTAAAGATGCGTTGGCTGCATAA
- the rpmI gene encoding 50S ribosomal protein L35 — protein MPKMKTRRGAAKRFKATANGFKRKQAFKRHILTKKSAKRIRQLRGCVMVHVSDVASVRRMCPYI, from the coding sequence ATGCCTAAGATGAAAACTCGCCGTGGTGCAGCTAAACGCTTCAAAGCGACTGCTAACGGTTTTAAGCGTAAACAAGCGTTCAAACGCCACATTTTGACCAAAAAATCTGCTAAGCGTATTCGTCAATTGCGCGGCTGTGTAATGGTTCACGTAAGTGACGTTGCTTCAGTTCGTCGTATGTGCCCGTACATCTAA
- a CDS encoding MFS transporter encodes MHIQPDAFAALRYRDFSIVTLNQFCLTLAILIQEIIVAYSLYQITKDPLTLGLIGLAEAIPFISLSLWGGYVADRFNKQTIMKICLFFAIPMPVILWSLFHYHGLGNLSTSQLSWGIYAVIFCLGTIRGFYNPSATSLKPFLIPRALYANGATWTTIGLQSGVIIGPMLGGFMLAFLGRETSLLTVAVLVSICFVLINLLQKRDFPKIETENVLHSLGDGFRFIWNSKIVLWSISLDLVSVLFGGVIALLPIFAEDILKVGPEGLGYLRAAPSIGALITMIVLTRFPPTQHAWRNMLLAVAGFGVFTLLFAFSNSMWLSLFALAMTGACDSISVVIRQTILQIYPPDNMRGRVAAVNGMFVSSSNELGAFESGLAARYMGTIMATVFGGSMTLLVVAISWARTKDLFGIDITKGTEK; translated from the coding sequence ATGCACATTCAGCCCGATGCATTTGCCGCACTCCGTTATCGAGACTTTTCTATTGTTACCTTAAATCAGTTTTGCCTGACTTTAGCCATTCTGATTCAGGAAATTATTGTTGCCTATTCACTATATCAGATTACCAAAGACCCGCTGACCTTAGGACTGATTGGTCTGGCAGAGGCGATTCCATTTATTTCCCTTTCTTTATGGGGTGGATATGTTGCGGATCGTTTTAATAAGCAGACTATTATGAAAATCTGTTTATTTTTTGCCATTCCGATGCCTGTCATTCTCTGGTCACTGTTTCATTATCACGGTTTGGGAAACCTCAGCACCAGTCAATTATCTTGGGGAATTTATGCCGTCATTTTCTGTCTGGGTACCATTCGTGGCTTTTATAATCCTTCAGCAACTTCACTAAAACCCTTTCTGATTCCACGTGCACTCTATGCCAATGGTGCAACTTGGACCACAATTGGCTTGCAAAGTGGTGTAATTATCGGGCCGATGCTCGGTGGTTTTATGCTGGCGTTTTTAGGTCGGGAAACCAGTCTTCTAACTGTCGCAGTACTGGTCAGCATCTGTTTTGTTCTGATTAACTTATTGCAAAAGCGCGATTTTCCTAAAATTGAAACTGAAAATGTCCTGCATAGTCTGGGCGATGGTTTCCGCTTCATCTGGAACAGTAAAATTGTACTGTGGTCAATTTCCCTAGATCTAGTTTCGGTGCTGTTTGGTGGGGTGATTGCCCTCTTACCGATTTTTGCCGAAGATATTCTAAAAGTTGGTCCAGAGGGTTTGGGTTATTTACGGGCTGCTCCTTCCATTGGTGCGCTGATAACCATGATTGTCCTGACCCGCTTTCCGCCTACGCAACATGCCTGGCGTAATATGCTGCTTGCAGTCGCAGGTTTCGGTGTCTTTACTTTACTATTTGCTTTCTCCAACTCGATGTGGCTATCTCTGTTTGCTCTTGCCATGACCGGGGCTTGTGACAGTATTTCAGTGGTGATTCGTCAGACGATTTTACAGATTTATCCACCCGATAATATGCGTGGCCGGGTTGCTGCAGTAAACGGCATGTTTGTCTCGTCTAGTAATGAACTGGGTGCTTTTGAGTCTGGTCTGGCTGCGAGATATATGGGTACGATTATGGCTACAGTGTTTGGTGGCAGCATGACCCTACTGGTGGTTGCCATCAGCTGGGCGAGAACCAAGGATCTGTTTGGAATTGATATTACCAAAGGGACTGAAAAGTAA
- a CDS encoding YqaA family protein: MSLFLLFLAAFGAATLLPLQSEAVLLGLIWQGSYSAALLIMIASAGNILGSCVNWYLGFKIEQYKHKKWFPVSEQQMLKAQSTYQKYGYWSLLLSWVPIIGDPITLIAGLLKENFTRFILIVSIAKIGRYLFVYWAYAMF; the protein is encoded by the coding sequence ATGTCCCTGTTTCTACTTTTCCTTGCCGCTTTTGGTGCAGCCACTTTATTACCGCTGCAGTCAGAAGCGGTTTTGCTGGGTTTAATATGGCAAGGGAGCTATTCGGCGGCCTTACTCATCATGATCGCAAGTGCTGGAAATATTCTGGGTTCCTGTGTGAACTGGTATCTGGGGTTCAAGATTGAGCAATATAAGCATAAAAAATGGTTTCCAGTCTCTGAGCAGCAGATGCTGAAAGCCCAAAGTACCTATCAGAAATACGGCTATTGGTCATTATTGCTGAGCTGGGTGCCGATTATTGGCGATCCAATTACATTAATTGCCGGTTTGCTTAAGGAAAATTTTACCCGTTTTATCTTGATAGTCAGTATTGCCAAAATTGGACGTTATCTGTTTGTCTATTGGGCTTATGCGATGTTTTAA
- a CDS encoding glutathione S-transferase N-terminal domain-containing protein has protein sequence MIDLYYWGTPNGHKITIALEEMGLEYKIFPINILENDQFQPDFLRISPNNKIPAIVDQDGPRGEPISVFESGAILQYLGRKTGLFYPDDEQQRVEVEQWLMWQMGGLGPMLGQNHHFSRFAPERIPYATDRYVNETKRLYGVLNKQLIGQKYVAGEYSIADMAILPWVLRHEWQQIDLADYPEVQEYVTRLTARPAVQRALAIQVR, from the coding sequence ATGATTGATCTCTATTATTGGGGAACGCCCAATGGCCATAAAATTACCATCGCATTAGAAGAAATGGGCTTGGAGTATAAAATTTTCCCGATCAATATTCTGGAAAATGACCAGTTTCAACCTGATTTTTTACGTATCTCTCCAAATAACAAAATTCCTGCGATTGTGGATCAGGATGGCCCGCGTGGTGAACCGATTTCAGTCTTTGAATCTGGCGCGATTCTGCAATATTTGGGTCGTAAAACCGGCCTGTTTTATCCGGATGATGAGCAGCAACGTGTTGAAGTTGAGCAATGGCTAATGTGGCAAATGGGTGGCTTGGGTCCAATGCTGGGGCAAAATCATCACTTTAGCCGTTTTGCTCCTGAGCGTATCCCGTATGCCACTGATCGCTATGTCAATGAAACCAAGCGTCTATACGGGGTTCTGAACAAACAGCTGATTGGTCAGAAATATGTAGCTGGTGAGTATTCGATTGCGGATATGGCTATTTTGCCATGGGTGCTACGTCATGAATGGCAGCAGATTGATCTGGCTGATTATCCGGAAGTACAGGAATATGTGACACGCCTGACTGCGCGTCCAGCGGTGCAAAGAGCGTTAGCAATACAGGTCAGATAA
- a CDS encoding Hsp20 family protein encodes MSNFSLSPLFRRSIGFDRFNDLFDYAMQSEAPNYPHYNIEKTGDNNYRIVVSAAGFNEDQLEINLENQVLTISGKAVEENSDTTVEFLHKGIAHRSFKLSLRLDEHVEVQQAEFENGLLKIELQRNVPEEKLPRQIPIGKKLLAEKNESNEQQS; translated from the coding sequence ATGAGCAATTTCAGTCTTAGCCCACTATTCCGTCGTAGTATCGGTTTTGACCGCTTTAATGACCTTTTTGATTATGCAATGCAAAGTGAGGCACCGAACTATCCACATTACAACATTGAAAAAACCGGCGACAACAATTACCGCATTGTGGTTTCTGCTGCCGGATTCAATGAAGACCAGCTAGAGATCAATCTGGAAAATCAGGTTCTGACCATTAGCGGTAAAGCGGTGGAAGAAAATTCAGATACTACTGTAGAATTCCTACATAAAGGTATCGCGCACCGTTCATTCAAACTGTCTTTACGTCTGGATGAACATGTAGAGGTACAACAAGCTGAATTTGAAAATGGTTTATTGAAAATCGAATTGCAGCGCAATGTGCCAGAAGAAAAATTGCCTCGTCAGATTCCGATTGGCAAAAAACTGTTAGCTGAAAAAAATGAATCTAACGAGCAGCAAAGCTAA
- the infC gene encoding translation initiation factor IF-3: MNDEIRAKEVRLVDENGEQKGIVSLAEALRAAENVELDLVEIVANAEPPVCKIMDFNKHLFDLKQKQKEAKKKQHQVQVKEIKLRPATDVGDYNVKLRAIIKFLEEGNKVKITLRFRGREMAHQQLGLAQLQKVEADVVEYGVVEQAPKMEGRQMGMLLGPKKKK, translated from the coding sequence TTGAATGATGAAATTCGTGCTAAAGAAGTTCGTCTTGTAGACGAAAATGGTGAGCAAAAAGGTATTGTAAGCCTTGCGGAAGCATTGCGCGCAGCAGAAAATGTTGAGCTTGATCTTGTTGAGATCGTAGCCAATGCTGAGCCACCTGTTTGCAAAATCATGGACTTCAATAAGCATTTGTTTGATCTGAAACAAAAGCAGAAAGAAGCGAAGAAAAAACAACATCAAGTCCAGGTGAAAGAAATCAAGCTACGTCCTGCGACAGATGTAGGTGATTACAACGTAAAATTACGTGCAATCATCAAATTCCTTGAAGAAGGAAACAAGGTTAAAATTACCCTGCGTTTCCGTGGTCGTGAAATGGCTCACCAGCAACTGGGTCTGGCTCAACTGCAAAAAGTTGAAGCAGACGTCGTTGAATATGGTGTTGTTGAACAAGCACCAAAAATGGAAGGTCGTCAAATGGGTATGCTGCTTGGTCCTAAAAAGAAAAAGTAA
- the thrS gene encoding threonine--tRNA ligase: protein MPIITLPNGDQKQFDHAVSVMEVAQSIGPGLAKNTVAGRVNDRLVDACDLITEDATLQIITPKDEEGVEIIRHSCAHLVGHAVKQLFPEAKMVIGPVIEEGFYYDIWMPRPFTLDDMAAIEERMKKLIDQDYDVVKKMTPRDEVIAEFTARGEEYKLRLIADMPEETQMGLYYHQDYLDMCRGPHVPNTKFLKSFKLTKISGAYWRGDAKNEQLQRIYGTAWADKKQLAAYIKRIEEAEKRDHRKIGKALDLFHMQEEAPGMVFWHPNGWTIYQVLEQYMRKVQQENGYLEIRTPQVVDFTLWEKSGHAANYAENMFTTHSENRNYAVKPMNCPCHVQVFNQGLKSYRDLPIRLAEFGSCHRNEPSGSLHGIMRVRGFTQDDAHIFCTKEQIGTEVADFIKLTLDVYKDFGFEEVQMKLSTRPEKRVGDDALWDMAEKSLADALDAAGLDWDLQPGEGAFYGPKIEFSLKDCLGRIWQCGTIQCDFNLPERLDASYVTEDNDRDQPVMLHRAILGSFERFIGILIEHYAGFMPPWLSPVQACVMNITDAQAEACESVVAKLKENGIRAISDLRNEKIGFKIRERTLERIPYLLVLGDREVEEGTVNVRTRSGKNLGTMSIDAFVDLVKAAVAERGRYIVE from the coding sequence ATGCCAATTATCACTTTGCCAAATGGCGATCAAAAACAGTTTGATCACGCCGTATCTGTGATGGAAGTTGCTCAAAGCATCGGTCCTGGTCTTGCAAAAAATACCGTTGCAGGTCGTGTAAACGATCGTCTAGTGGACGCGTGCGATCTGATTACTGAAGACGCAACCTTACAAATCATCACGCCTAAAGATGAAGAAGGTGTCGAAATTATTCGTCACTCTTGCGCACACTTGGTGGGTCATGCCGTTAAGCAATTGTTCCCAGAAGCAAAGATGGTCATTGGTCCAGTCATTGAAGAAGGTTTCTACTATGACATCTGGATGCCACGTCCATTTACTTTAGATGACATGGCTGCGATTGAAGAGCGTATGAAAAAGCTCATCGATCAAGACTATGATGTCGTGAAAAAAATGACTCCGCGTGATGAAGTGATTGCAGAATTCACAGCCCGTGGTGAAGAATACAAATTGCGCCTGATCGCAGACATGCCTGAAGAAACTCAAATGGGCCTGTACTACCATCAGGACTATCTGGATATGTGCCGTGGTCCGCACGTACCAAATACCAAATTCCTAAAATCATTCAAGCTGACTAAAATCTCTGGTGCTTACTGGCGCGGTGATGCGAAAAACGAACAGCTACAACGGATCTATGGTACAGCTTGGGCGGATAAGAAACAGCTCGCAGCTTATATCAAGCGTATTGAAGAAGCTGAAAAACGCGATCACCGTAAAATTGGTAAAGCCTTAGACTTGTTCCATATGCAGGAAGAAGCACCAGGTATGGTGTTCTGGCATCCAAACGGCTGGACCATTTACCAAGTGCTTGAACAATACATGCGTAAAGTTCAGCAAGAAAATGGTTACCTTGAAATCCGTACACCACAAGTGGTGGATTTCACGCTTTGGGAAAAATCAGGTCACGCAGCGAACTATGCTGAAAACATGTTTACGACTCATTCAGAGAACCGTAACTACGCTGTAAAACCGATGAACTGTCCTTGTCACGTGCAAGTGTTCAACCAGGGCTTAAAATCATATCGTGATCTTCCAATCCGTTTAGCGGAGTTTGGTTCATGTCACCGTAACGAGCCATCGGGTTCTTTACACGGCATCATGCGTGTACGTGGTTTTACCCAAGATGATGCGCATATTTTCTGTACTAAAGAACAAATCGGTACTGAAGTTGCAGACTTTATCAAATTGACACTAGACGTATACAAAGATTTTGGCTTTGAAGAAGTACAAATGAAGTTATCTACACGTCCTGAAAAACGTGTGGGTGATGATGCACTTTGGGATATGGCAGAAAAATCTTTGGCAGATGCTTTAGATGCTGCTGGCCTAGATTGGGATTTACAACCAGGTGAAGGTGCATTCTACGGTCCGAAGATCGAATTCTCATTGAAAGACTGCTTAGGCCGAATCTGGCAGTGTGGTACCATTCAATGTGACTTCAACCTTCCAGAACGTCTGGATGCTTCTTATGTTACTGAAGACAACGATCGTGATCAGCCTGTGATGTTGCACCGTGCAATTCTTGGCAGTTTCGAACGTTTTATTGGTATACTGATTGAACACTACGCGGGCTTTATGCCACCTTGGTTATCACCAGTGCAAGCGTGTGTCATGAATATTACTGATGCTCAAGCCGAGGCTTGTGAGTCAGTCGTCGCGAAACTTAAAGAAAACGGAATTCGTGCAATTTCTGACTTGAGAAATGAGAAAATCGGCTTTAAGATTCGTGAACGTACTTTAGAGCGTATTCCTTACTTATTGGTACTTGGGGACCGTGAGGTAGAGGAAGGTACTGTGAATGTCCGTACCCGCTCAGGAAAAAATTTGGGTACTATGTCAATCGATGCTTTCGTTGACTTAGTAAAAGCAGCCGTTGCCGAACGCGGCCGGTACATTGTGGAGTAA
- a CDS encoding alanine racemase translates to MRSTYFQQLTQDLKQQGTGTPQLILDLVQYQHNLDVVQAKLPPQLKPRLVVKSLSSTELLQFASEKLNTQRFMVFHLPHLREIIGAFEQADILLGKPMPVHAAQRFYQSLFGQKGLNPQAKIQWLIDSQARLEQYLQLAQSLNLCLNVNIEIDVGLHRGGVSSQEQFVALLKLIQQHPLSLKFSGLMGYDAHVAKLPKILKSPEKSYQQSQQIYQKFKMTLQQQFPDLWHENLCFNGGGSPTFMQHCQQSICNDLAFGSMLLKPSDFDLDNLSALKCALWIATPILKVLPYSQIPGLEMLNHLPHQHKALFVYGGYWQADYYFPEKSQLHVLYGCSSNQEMVLVPKSCELKVDDYVFLRPTQSEAIIPQFSHLYVYAERQFEAWQTFRE, encoded by the coding sequence ATGCGATCAACTTATTTTCAGCAATTGACTCAAGACCTAAAACAGCAGGGTACAGGTACACCACAACTGATTCTGGATTTGGTTCAGTATCAGCATAATCTGGATGTTGTGCAGGCAAAACTACCTCCGCAGTTAAAGCCTCGTCTGGTGGTGAAATCTCTGTCCAGTACTGAGTTGCTTCAATTCGCTAGTGAAAAGCTGAATACCCAGCGTTTTATGGTATTTCATCTGCCACATCTTCGGGAAATTATCGGAGCATTTGAGCAAGCGGACATTCTACTCGGTAAGCCAATGCCGGTTCATGCAGCGCAGCGCTTTTATCAGAGCTTGTTTGGTCAAAAGGGCTTAAATCCTCAAGCAAAAATTCAATGGCTGATCGATAGTCAGGCACGCCTGGAGCAATATCTGCAACTCGCGCAAAGTCTGAATCTCTGCCTGAATGTGAATATTGAAATTGACGTGGGTCTACATCGCGGAGGAGTAAGCAGTCAGGAACAGTTCGTAGCCCTACTCAAGCTGATTCAGCAGCATCCTTTGTCTCTAAAATTCTCCGGATTAATGGGCTACGATGCGCATGTAGCTAAACTGCCAAAAATTCTTAAAAGTCCTGAAAAAAGTTATCAACAATCACAGCAGATTTATCAAAAATTCAAGATGACGCTGCAACAGCAATTTCCTGATTTATGGCATGAAAATCTTTGTTTTAACGGTGGCGGCAGTCCGACCTTTATGCAGCATTGCCAGCAGAGTATTTGTAATGATCTGGCTTTTGGTTCCATGCTACTTAAACCCAGCGATTTTGATCTAGACAATCTCTCAGCTTTAAAATGTGCCTTGTGGATCGCCACACCAATTTTAAAAGTGCTGCCTTATAGCCAGATTCCCGGACTGGAAATGCTGAATCATCTACCGCATCAACATAAAGCGCTTTTTGTGTATGGTGGCTACTGGCAGGCGGACTATTATTTTCCAGAAAAAAGCCAGCTGCATGTTTTATATGGATGCAGTAGCAATCAGGAAATGGTTCTGGTACCGAAATCTTGCGAACTGAAAGTCGATGATTATGTGTTTTTAAGACCAACTCAAAGCGAAGCCATCATTCCCCAGTTTTCTCACTTGTATGTCTATGCTGAAAGGCAATTTGAAGCGTGGCAAACCTTTAGAGAATAA
- a CDS encoding D-arabinono-1,4-lactone oxidase, which produces MQQADATWRNWSGSQYSSPQIFEPKEINELQNLVKSHAQIRVVGAGHSFSALAKTDEVLIRLDHFKGVIDADEATAQCTVQAGTRLYELGKYLVPLNQALINQGDIDQQSLAGAISTGTHGTGIDLPCLSAFVQGFELLTADGELLQCDEQQNTEIFQAGRVALGGFGILTKITLQNRPRYKLKEQIRLCPLKDIFSNIDQWKHQHRHIEFWAFLHADQVMLKTLDETDECIQPRKESWPSEDSLLMLCSELTRLLPSTNPYLQKLLGVFVKPTCFVDWSSQIFPTPRNTRFNEMEYQIPVELGLQCLEEVLHCLRQHRVPMFFPIEFRYVKADDIWLSPFYQRDSVSISIHQFYKQDYHVIFNLVEPIFQKYQGRPHWGKLHNMHAASLRDLYPKWPEFVALRQQLDPQKKWLNLYLKQLFLAK; this is translated from the coding sequence ATACAACAGGCGGATGCAACATGGCGCAACTGGTCAGGAAGCCAGTACAGTTCTCCTCAAATTTTTGAGCCTAAAGAAATTAATGAATTGCAAAATCTGGTGAAGTCACATGCGCAGATTCGTGTGGTGGGTGCAGGACATTCATTCAGTGCACTAGCTAAAACCGATGAGGTCTTGATTCGTCTGGATCATTTCAAAGGCGTGATAGATGCAGATGAAGCGACAGCTCAATGTACTGTACAGGCAGGTACGCGTTTATATGAGTTGGGTAAATATCTAGTTCCTCTTAATCAGGCTTTGATCAACCAAGGCGATATTGATCAGCAAAGTCTGGCGGGTGCAATCTCGACCGGTACGCATGGCACGGGAATTGATTTACCGTGTTTATCTGCTTTCGTTCAAGGCTTTGAATTACTGACTGCAGATGGCGAATTATTACAATGTGATGAGCAGCAAAATACGGAAATTTTTCAGGCGGGGCGGGTGGCACTAGGCGGTTTTGGAATACTCACCAAAATCACCCTGCAAAATCGGCCGCGTTATAAATTAAAAGAACAGATCCGGTTGTGTCCGTTAAAAGACATATTTTCCAATATCGATCAATGGAAACATCAGCATCGGCATATTGAGTTTTGGGCATTTTTACATGCTGATCAGGTCATGCTGAAAACGCTGGATGAAACGGATGAATGCATTCAGCCAAGAAAAGAAAGCTGGCCATCAGAAGACAGTTTACTGATGTTATGTTCTGAATTGACACGGTTATTGCCATCTACCAATCCTTATCTGCAAAAGCTGCTCGGTGTTTTTGTCAAACCGACCTGTTTTGTGGATTGGTCCAGTCAGATTTTCCCCACACCGCGTAATACCCGATTTAATGAAATGGAATATCAGATTCCGGTCGAACTAGGCTTGCAGTGTCTGGAAGAAGTGCTGCATTGTTTAAGGCAGCATCGTGTGCCGATGTTCTTTCCGATCGAGTTTCGTTATGTCAAAGCGGATGACATCTGGCTCAGTCCGTTTTATCAGCGGGATTCAGTTTCAATTTCTATCCATCAGTTTTATAAGCAGGATTATCACGTCATTTTTAATCTAGTGGAACCGATTTTTCAGAAATATCAGGGGCGACCGCATTGGGGGAAATTGCATAACATGCATGCTGCATCACTGCGTGATTTATATCCAAAATGGCCTGAATTTGTGGCGCTACGTCAGCAACTGGATCCGCAGAAAAAATGGCTGAATCTCTACTTGAAACAACTGTTTCTGGCTAAGTAG